A window of Chromatiales bacterium genomic DNA:
ATGGGCCAAGGTCGACGGCCAGCCGTTCTTCACGGAGCAAGAGAGCGCTGCGTAAATCAACATCCGGCCGGGTAACTGAGTTACCCGGCCACCTTTCAACCCATCGGGGGATCATCCCCCCGCGGGTCTGGTCTCCCGGTCTATTCGAGGAGATCAGTCATGAAGAACACGGACGACCGGTTCGCCGGTCTGAAGCCGTCGGAGCTCAACGACGTGGAGAAGCAATCAGTGATGATGTTGGCGATGAAGGTGTTGGCGATCAAGCATCGCGCCGGGAGAACCTTGAGCAGTCCAGTCGAGACACGAGATTTTCTGCGTCTGCGCCTGGCCGACTACCGCAACGAGGTATTCGGATGTCTGTTTCTGGATAACCGGCATCGGATCATTGCTGTGCGTGAGTTGTTTCAGGGCACCATCGACGGTGCTTCGGTTCATCCGCGCGTCGTCGTGCAACACGCCATGGAGGTGAACGCGGCCGCCATGGTCTTTTTCCACAATCACCCCTCCGGAGTCGCGGAGCCCAGCCGTGCGGATGAAATGCTCACCCGCC
This region includes:
- the radC gene encoding DNA repair protein RadC; translation: MKNTDDRFAGLKPSELNDVEKQSVMMLAMKVLAIKHRAGRTLSSPVETRDFLRLRLADYRNEVFGCLFLDNRHRIIAVRELFQGTIDGASVHPRVVVQHAMEVNAAAMVFFHNHPSGVAEPSRADEMLTRRLKEALALVDVRVLDHFVVSAGDSVSFAERGLL